The Daucus carota subsp. sativus chromosome 9, DH1 v3.0, whole genome shotgun sequence genome window below encodes:
- the LOC108200944 gene encoding uncharacterized protein LOC108200944, translated as MSTRYPSFSTSRSSGQSDPSSSTELKSKPHSSSLKRLVSGPTDAPQLPSRALSKPKKDQSLGAMVKKLMEKKPKGGVGREQRGGLFVAAEILKEDLKKSGKKGGGFGGGLGKKLFGKGIEGEKVKALTEVKANTRSLGMVLRSERELLSQNKDLELEIVELKLIVEERNREVEKLKDLCLKQREEIKSLKTAILFPDVIGSQLQDLLEMQGSELKQAKHLIPSLQRQVTSLTGQLHFLAEDLKEVKAERNSSREWYDEDDSPPRTPLNDQEPAANSLEFSSPTQTNAGSPDDMLIKDFNPCLTPYYATKSNEFEFNGYSSPQNDDLSDLSMRTCEDLEFDSNGRKLSKSSDYRRCSNSRNTSSQGTRKSDESKSRYGKQMQHRLF; from the exons ATGTCGACTCGATACCCTTCTTTCTCCACTTCTCGATCTTCCGGCCAATCCGACCCCTCCTCATCCACCGAGCTCAAATCCAAACCACATTCCTCCTCACTCAAACGTCTCGTATCCGGTCCCACCGATGCTCCCCAATTGCCGTCCCGGGCGTTGTCGAAACCCAAGAAAGATCAGAGCTTGGGCGCAATGGTGAAGAAGCTGATGGAGAAAAAGCCGAAAGGGGGTGTGGGGAGGGAGCAGCGAGGAGGGCTTTTTGTCGCGGCGGAGATTTTGAAGGAGGATTTGAAGAAGAGTGGGAAGAAAGGGGGAGGATTTGGTGGGGGGTTGGGGAAGAAGTTGTTTGGGAAGGGGATTGAAGGGGAGAAAGTTAAGGCCTTGACGGAAGTGAAGGCGAATACGCGGAGTTTGGGGATGGTGTTGAGGAGTGAGAGGGAGCTTTTGAGTCAGAATAAGGATTTGGAGTTGGAGATTGTGGAACTTAAGTTGATTGTCGAGGAGAGAAATCGAGAG GTTGAGAAGTTAAAGGATTTGTGTTTAAAGCAAAGGGAAGAGATCAAGTCGTTAAAGACTGCCATTCTGTTCCCTGATGTTATAGGTTCACAACTTCAGGATCTTTTGGAGATGCAGGGTTCTGAACTAAAACAGGCAAAACATCTTATCCCGAGTTTGCAGAGGCAGGTCACCTCTCTTACTGGCCAACTACACTTTCTTGCTGAGGATCTCAAAGAG GTAAAGGCAGAGAGAAATTCTTCCAGAGAATGGTACGATGAAGATGATAGTCCTCCAAGGACACCATTGAATGATCAAGAACCAGCAGCTAATTCTCTG GAGTTCAGCTCTCCCACCCAAACAAACGCTGGCAGTCCAGATGACATGTTGATCAAGGATTTTAATCCTTGCTTAACACCTTACTATGCCACAAAGTCCAAT GAGTTTGAGTTTAATGGCTATAGTTCACCTCAAAATGATGATTTGTCTGACTTAAGCATGCGAACTTGTGAGGACCTTGAGTTTGACAGTAATGGTAGGAAGTTGTCAAAAAGTTCAGATTACCGCAGATGTTCCAACTCTAGGAACACTTCATCTCAAGGAACTCGAAAGTCAGATGAAAGCAAGTCAAGATACGGAAAGCAGATGCAGCATAGACTCTTCTGA
- the LOC108202899 gene encoding CASP-like protein 2B2 yields the protein MSYLGVGVSPGNVAVHHGSNLKVFDRRVRLGELVLRCVICILALVAAVLVGTDTQVKKIFSIEKKAQFTDMKALVFLVVANGLAAAYSVVHVLRCIVSMARGSVLFNKPLAWAIFSGDQMMTYLCLAATASATQGSLFAKLGEPALQWMKICNMYGKFCNQIGEGIASSVLVSLSMVVLSAISAFSLFRLYGENKVKNNARW from the exons ATGAGTTATTTGGGAGTCGGAGTGAGTCCTGGAAATGTTGCAGTACATCATGGAAGTAATTTGAAGGTGTTTGATAGGAGAGTTAGGCTTGGAGAGTTGGTTTTGAGATGTGTCATTTGTATTTTGGCTCTTGTTGCTGCTGTTCTTGTGGGTACTGATACTCAAGTTAAAAAGATCTTCTCCATTGAGAAGAAAGCTCAATTTACTGACATGAAAGCTCTTgt ATTCTTGGTGGTAGCCAATGGGTTAGCTGCAGCCTACTCAGTGGTGCATGTGTTAAGGTGTATAGTGAGCATGGCCAGAGGAAGTGTCCTCTTCAACAAACCCTTGGCTTGGGCTATTTTCTCTGGTGATCAG ATGATGACATACCTGTGCTTAGCTGCAACTGCATCGGCCACACAAGGATCATTGTTTGCGAAGCTAGGGGAGCCGGCATTGCAGTGGATGAAGATCTGCAATATGTATGGCAAATTCTGTAACCAGATCGGGGAAGGAATTGCGAGCTCTGTGCTTGTAAGCCTTAGCATGGTGGTGCTCTCCGCAATTTCAGCTTTTAGTTTGTTTCGATTGTATGGAGAAAACAAGGTCAAGAACAATGCAAGATGGTAG
- the LOC108202898 gene encoding OBERON-like protein yields MLPPRQQSRSGGGLPTSFSLPLLDASGSFNLQERVSNTDQVRESPTESASSRETWPNANADALLAHKLEKERENGFTEHSVTLNVSNLDRMSLRDIVRERVDSVAEKMQRLPDEFLEKLKNEVRSLLDGTGGSQHREEFLFLQKLILSRSDLTEKTLRMAHRVHLEILVAIRTAIQAFLHPSVSLSQASLIEVFLYKRCRNISCGSLLPAEDCTCDACSKRNGFCNLCMCLICNKFDFEVNTCRWIGCDLCNHWTHTDCAIRNGHIGMGPSVKSGAGLPEMIFRCRACNRTSELFGWVKDVFMSCAQSWDREALIRELDFVGRIFRGSEDSKGRKLFWKCEELIDKLKGGLTEPVVTRAVMMFFQEFEVDPLKSSESEESGNLIAPQEAFNRIADVVQEAVKKMEMVEEEKLRMVKKARLAVEACDQELKDKAREVVSLKMDHQRKKQQIDDLESIVRLKQAEADMFDLKASEARQESERIQRIVLAKSEKSEEDYATRYLKQRLNEAEAEKQYLFEKIKLQESSKAAQTQSSAGGSDTSQMLMYSKIQDLLKNVYNVPSKEGQSSSHHSLGALQ; encoded by the exons ATGCTTCCACCACGTCAACAGTCGCGTTCTGGAGGAGGATTACCAACTTCATTTTCTTTACCTTTGTTAGATGCTTCGGGGTCTTTCAATCTTCAAGAGCGTGTGTCTAATACTGATCAGGTACGTGAGTCCCCAACAGAGAGCGCCAGCTCACGTGAAACTTGGCCGAATGCAAATGCTGATGCTTTACTGGCGCATAAATTGGAGAAGGAAAGGGAGAATGGGTTTACTGAGCATTCGGTTACCCTCAATGTTTCTAACTTGGATAGGATGTCTCTTCGTGACATAGTCAGAGAAAGAGTTGATAGTGTTGCTGAAAAAATGCAACGTCTTCCTGATGAGTTTCTAGAGAAGTTGAAGAATGAGGTTCGGAGTCTGCTTGACGGAACAGGTGGTTCACAGCACAGGGAAGAGTTTTTGTTTTTGCAAAAGTTAATTCTGAGTCGGAGTGATTTGACAGAGAAGACACTGAGAATGGCACATAGGGTCCATCTAGAAATTCTAGTAGCCATCAGAACTGCAATTCAGGCATTTCTTCATCCAAGTGTTAGTCTTTCTCAAGCTTCTTTGATTGAAGTTTTTTTGTACAAAAGGTGCCGTAATATATCATGTGGAAGCCTACTTCCAGCTGAGGACTGTACCTGCGATGCTTGTTCGAAGAGGAATGGTTTCTGCAACCTTTGCATGTGTTTGATATGCAATAAGTTTGATTTTGAGGTGAATACATGTCGTTGGATTGGTTGTGATTTGTGTAATCATTGGACCCACACAGACTGTGCTATCCGCAATGGACATATTGGCATGGGGCCTTCTGTGAAGAGTGGGGCAGGTTTGCCCGAGATGATTTTTAGGTGTCGGGCATGCAATAGAACATCTGAGCTATTTGGGTGGGTGAAAGATGTATTTATGAGCTGTGCACAAAGCTGGGATCGGGAAGCACTGATTAGAGAACTGGACTTTGTCGGAAGAATTTTCCGTGGGAGTGAGGATTCAAAGGGTAGAAAATTGTTCTGGAAGTGTGAAGAACTTATTGATAAACTGAAAGGAGGGCTAACAGAACCTGTGGTTACTAGAGCTGttatgatgttttttcaag AATTTGAGGTGGACCCTTTAAAGAGTTCAGAAAGTGAGGAAAGTGGGAACCTTATTGCTCCACAGGAGGCCTTCAACCGGATTGCTGATGTTGTTCAGGAAGCTGTTAAAAAAATGGAGATGGTGGAAGAGGAGAAGTTGCGGATGGTGAAGAAAGCTCGGCTAGCTGTTGAGGCTTGTGATCAAGAACTTAAGGATAAAGCTAGGGAGGTGGTGTCACTGAAAATGGATCATCAGAGAAAGAAGCAGCAGATTGATGATCTTGAAAGTATTGTAAGACTCAAACAGGCTGAGGCTGATATGTTTGATCTAAAGGCCAGTGAGGCTAGACAAGAATCAGAAAGGATACAGAGGATTGTACTAGCTAAATCAGAAAAATCAGAGGAGGATTATGCAACCAGGTATCTCAAACAACGTTTGAACGAGGCGGAAGCTGAGAAGCAGTATCTATTTGAGAAGATTAAGCTTCAAGAGAGTTCAAAGGCAGCTCAGACCCAAAGCAGTGCTGGTGGGAGTGATACTTCACAGATGCTTATGTATTCCAAGATCCAGGATCTGCTTAAGAATGTGTACAATGTACCTTCAAAAGAAGGCCAATCCAGTAGTCACCACTCTCTCGGTGCTCTCCAATGA